One window of the Nicotiana tabacum cultivar K326 chromosome 4, ASM71507v2, whole genome shotgun sequence genome contains the following:
- the LOC107803819 gene encoding putative zinc finger A20 and AN1 domain-containing stress-associated protein 8 translates to MTSCDKAENSSLCASGCGFYGNPSNHNLCSQCYTAFLKEESAKSAIALSEKLSFLTVDDTVKTKNDDGLTKKTKTERCKSCKKKVGLVGFSCKCGGIFCRIHRYPEEHACTLNFKSMGRVLLAKENPLCKADKLEYRI, encoded by the coding sequence ATGACTTCATGTGACAAAGCAGAAAACTCAAGTTTATGTGCAAGTGGTTGCGGCTTCTATGGTAACCCAAGCAATCACAACCTTTGTTCCCAATGCTATACAGCTTTCTTGAAAGAAGAATCCGCCAAGAGTGCAATAGCTTTATCTGAAAAGTTATCTTTTCTTACTGTTGATGATACTGTTAAAACTAAAAACGACGATGGTTTGACGAAGAAAACGAAGACAGAAAGGTGCAAGAGTTGTAAGAAGAAGGTGGGATTAGTAGGGTTTAGTTGTAAGTGTGGTGGAATATTTTGCAGGATTCATAGGTACCCAGAGGAACATGCATGCACATTGAATTTCAAGTCTATGGGACGTGTGCTTTTGGCTAAGGAAAATCCTCTTTGCAAAGCTGATAAACTTGAGTATAGGATCTAA